Proteins from one Natrinema salifodinae genomic window:
- a CDS encoding carbohydrate ABC transporter permease, with product MRAKIRQQVKPLLYRIERLDEDKYGYLLISPMFIALSILAFYPLLRTLWVSIHGNDLYGRTPIGEFVGMDNYAAILTGDANIIMPYPFFDSGDPFGSALVVTLVITAASVTIGTVMGLGMAVILNKEFRGRAYARMIVILPWAIPIVIQGMMFYLLFQPSISFLTAPLHDLGLVSSNPLISTRDSIIIMILVDAWRRIPFIALIILAGLASIDQSLYDVARVAGASKWQQFRMITFPLIKPVVFIGMIFYTISSMKIYGVVEASAGCRTVPTLSCLVVETFRQQRWGTASAVAFITAILIGAIVTVYLVQFRSEVSGGE from the coding sequence ATGAGAGCAAAGATACGACAGCAGGTAAAGCCGCTCCTCTATCGGATCGAGCGCTTGGACGAAGACAAGTACGGGTATCTCCTGATCTCCCCGATGTTCATCGCGCTCTCGATTCTCGCGTTCTACCCGCTGCTCCGAACTCTGTGGGTGTCGATCCACGGAAACGATCTCTACGGGCGAACCCCGATTGGGGAGTTCGTCGGGATGGATAACTACGCGGCTATCCTGACTGGCGACGCGAACATCATCATGCCCTACCCGTTTTTCGACTCGGGCGATCCGTTCGGAAGCGCGCTCGTCGTGACGCTCGTAATCACCGCCGCGAGCGTCACGATCGGGACGGTGATGGGACTCGGGATGGCGGTGATTCTCAACAAGGAATTCCGCGGCCGGGCATACGCGCGCATGATCGTTATTCTCCCGTGGGCGATTCCGATCGTCATCCAGGGAATGATGTTTTATCTGCTGTTCCAGCCCTCGATTAGCTTCCTGACTGCGCCGCTGCACGATCTGGGGCTCGTCTCGAGTAATCCGCTGATCAGTACGCGCGACTCGATCATCATCATGATTCTCGTCGACGCCTGGCGGCGGATCCCGTTCATCGCGTTGATCATCCTGGCGGGACTGGCCAGCATCGATCAGAGCCTGTACGACGTCGCCAGGGTCGCGGGCGCGTCCAAATGGCAGCAGTTTCGGATGATCACGTTTCCGCTGATCAAGCCGGTCGTGTTCATCGGGATGATCTTCTACACGATCAGCTCGATGAAGATCTACGGCGTCGTCGAGGCGTCGGCCGGGTGTCGGACGGTTCCGACGCTATCGTGTCTGGTCGTCGAGACGTTCAGGCAGCAGCGCTGGGGGACCGCCTCGGCGGTCGCGTTCATCACCGCGATCCTCATCGGCGCCATCGTGACGGTGTACCTGGTGCAGTTCCGTTCGGAGGTGAGCGGCGGTGAGTAA
- a CDS encoding heavy metal translocating P-type ATPase, with protein MSDTETTETGCTLCDLPVEGSDIVDDGKPFCCAGCRDVYDALGDVDDIEAEDVRRARDDSQTDREVPPDHDATFLEVDGMHCATCEAFIESAATTIDGVSDANSSYVTDTVRIDHDPDRVSTADLQDEISGLGYSAYSRDDSFSRRRANNWEMGRVAVGVLMGMSVMLQYVVIIYPTYFGGLFYGDRTAEFFETALASSLATPFYVVIGALTTIILAITGKPILQGAYVSVRTRSPNMDLLVAIAAVSAYLYSTLSIALGGEHIYYDVTVAIIVIVTVGNYYESTIKDQATERLSDLTSIQVDEARRVREDGEHEDVTVEDLEAGDRILVRPGERIPVDGEIVDGDAAVDEAVVTGESLPVRKTAGDAVVGGSMVTDGAVTVRVGEDATSSLDRIAELVWDLQSGSHGIQKLADKLATIFVPVVLALAVVVTGAHLLLGSGPAALLVGLTVLIVSCPCALGLATPLAVAAGIRDALERSIVVFDDSVFERIRDADTVIFDKTGTLTTGEMTIIETDLEAALLETAALLEARSSHPVGQAIAAERSVPDGGTVEAASDAGSTADPVESFDSHRNGVTGVVDGDEIVVGHPDLFRDRGWEVPETVAERIADGRETGRVPVAVGRDGVAEGVIVVGDDLRANWDETLASISDAGIEVVVLTGDDARAAERFREHPAVDEVFAGVPPEGKAETVKRFNEAGRTVMVGDGTNDAPALATADLGIALGGGTAMAADAADVALVDDDLASVETVFELARATNRRVKGNIGWAFCYNAIAIPLAVLGLLNPLFAALAMGTSSLLVVTNSTRSLISNGE; from the coding sequence ATGTCAGACACCGAGACGACGGAAACCGGCTGTACGCTCTGTGACCTCCCCGTCGAGGGAAGCGACATTGTCGACGACGGGAAGCCGTTTTGCTGTGCCGGCTGTCGCGACGTCTACGATGCGCTCGGCGACGTCGACGATATCGAGGCCGAAGACGTCCGCCGCGCTCGAGACGACTCGCAGACGGATCGAGAGGTGCCGCCGGATCACGACGCGACGTTCCTGGAAGTCGACGGGATGCACTGTGCGACCTGCGAGGCGTTTATCGAATCGGCCGCGACGACGATCGACGGCGTTAGCGACGCGAACTCGAGTTACGTGACCGACACGGTTCGGATCGACCACGATCCGGATCGCGTCTCGACGGCCGACCTTCAGGACGAAATCAGCGGCCTCGGCTACAGCGCCTACTCCCGAGACGATTCGTTCAGCCGCCGCAGGGCCAACAACTGGGAGATGGGGCGAGTCGCGGTCGGCGTCCTCATGGGGATGTCGGTGATGCTGCAGTACGTCGTGATCATCTACCCCACGTACTTCGGCGGCCTCTTCTACGGCGACCGGACGGCGGAGTTCTTCGAAACCGCGCTCGCGAGTTCCCTCGCCACGCCGTTTTACGTCGTCATCGGGGCGCTTACGACGATCATCCTCGCTATCACGGGGAAACCGATCTTGCAGGGAGCGTACGTCAGCGTCCGGACGCGGTCGCCGAATATGGACCTGCTCGTCGCCATCGCGGCCGTGAGCGCCTACCTCTACAGTACGCTGTCGATCGCGCTCGGCGGCGAACACATCTACTACGACGTGACCGTCGCGATCATCGTCATCGTCACGGTCGGCAACTACTACGAATCGACGATCAAGGACCAGGCGACCGAGCGCCTCTCCGACCTGACGTCGATCCAGGTCGACGAGGCCCGTCGCGTTCGCGAAGACGGCGAGCACGAAGACGTCACGGTCGAGGACCTCGAGGCGGGCGATCGCATACTGGTCCGGCCCGGAGAACGGATCCCCGTTGACGGCGAGATCGTCGACGGCGACGCGGCCGTCGACGAAGCGGTCGTCACCGGGGAATCCCTTCCCGTCCGGAAAACCGCTGGCGACGCCGTGGTCGGCGGCTCGATGGTGACCGACGGCGCGGTGACCGTCCGCGTCGGGGAGGACGCCACGAGCAGCCTCGATCGGATCGCCGAACTCGTCTGGGACCTCCAGAGCGGTTCCCACGGCATTCAAAAGCTCGCGGACAAACTGGCGACGATCTTCGTGCCGGTCGTCCTCGCCCTCGCGGTCGTCGTCACGGGCGCGCATCTCCTGCTCGGTAGCGGGCCCGCCGCCCTGCTGGTCGGACTCACGGTGTTGATCGTCTCCTGTCCCTGCGCGCTCGGCCTGGCGACGCCGCTCGCGGTCGCCGCGGGGATCCGCGACGCGCTAGAACGCTCGATCGTCGTCTTCGACGACAGCGTCTTCGAGCGGATCCGCGACGCGGATACCGTCATCTTCGACAAGACGGGCACGCTGACGACGGGGGAAATGACCATCATCGAGACCGATCTCGAGGCGGCGCTGCTCGAGACGGCGGCGCTGCTCGAAGCGCGATCGTCGCATCCGGTCGGCCAGGCCATCGCTGCCGAGCGGTCGGTTCCCGACGGGGGCACGGTCGAAGCCGCATCGGACGCCGGGTCGACGGCCGATCCCGTCGAGTCCTTCGACAGTCACCGCAACGGCGTTACCGGCGTCGTCGACGGGGACGAAATCGTCGTCGGCCACCCTGACCTGTTCCGCGATCGCGGCTGGGAGGTACCCGAGACCGTCGCCGAGCGAATCGCCGACGGCCGCGAGACGGGGCGGGTACCGGTCGCCGTCGGTCGCGACGGCGTTGCCGAGGGCGTCATCGTCGTCGGCGACGATCTGCGAGCGAACTGGGACGAGACGCTGGCGTCGATTTCGGACGCCGGGATCGAGGTCGTCGTGCTCACCGGGGACGACGCTCGAGCCGCAGAGCGCTTTCGCGAGCACCCTGCCGTCGACGAGGTGTTCGCCGGCGTTCCGCCGGAAGGGAAGGCTGAGACGGTCAAACGGTTCAACGAGGCCGGCCGGACGGTAATGGTCGGCGACGGCACCAACGACGCGCCGGCGTTAGCCACCGCCGATCTCGGTATCGCTCTTGGCGGCGGCACCGCAATGGCGGCCGACGCGGCGGACGTCGCCCTCGTCGACGACGACCTCGCGTCCGTCGAAACCGTCTTCGAACTCGCTCGAGCGACGAACCGCCGCGTGAAGGGAAACATCGGCTGGGCGTTTTGCTACAACGCGATCGCGATTCCGCTGGCTGTACTGGGCCTCCTGAATCCGCTCTTCGCCGCGCTCGCGATGGGAACGAGCAGCCTGCTGGTCGTCACGAATTCGACTCGATCTCTGATATCCAACGGCGAATGA
- a CDS encoding PAS domain-containing sensor histidine kinase: protein MGIPGSAPNVTQEDVRGVFAQLERPTAPTTAGEVAEKLDCTDQIARDRLDALADRGELHTKRIGDATRVWWRPEFEQSDEAEFAAFVSAVKDYAIFMLDPDGTVVSWNEGAKRIKGYRKDEIVGEHFSTFYTDDDADEGVPERNLEAAMTDGRVEDEGWRVRDDGTRFWANVTITAIRDDSGTLRGFTKVTRDMTERRQYEQRLRYERDLTEQILETVPVSICVVTGDGDIVRANRRLVDWLDIDRSDLEDRGVESWELYDAEGDPIPTDERPSAQVFATGEPVSEYQCQVELSDTDRRWLSITAAPLEYSEHDGDRVVVSIDDITDQKEREQKLHRQYEQTEQLLQTAPVAIAVQNTDRETVMANERAQEVFDLSEREFTDNPIDSGEWKVYDADGEPLDPAETPSGRVLETGEPVIDEELTFESPTGERMQLRINAAPLFDADGAIDRIVTAGKDITELKERERQLEQRKAELETELSEILGRISDAFYALDEEWQFTHLNDQAAAVIEHPPDELLGQEIWEVVPETSAELYREQFQTAMETQEPVNFEVYEDDVDTWLEFSVYPSESGISVYFRDISERKEYQRKLEESNERLEQFAYAASHDLQEPLRMVTSYLQLLERRYADDLDGDAREFIGFAVDGAERMREMIDGLLEYSRVETRGDPFEPVDVDDVLANVLENLQVQISESHAEITADSLPTVSGDESQLQQLFQNLLSNAIEYSGDEPPRVHLSADRRGREWVISVRDEGIGIDPDEQDRIFEVFQRLHSHEEHSGTGIGLALCRRIVERHGGRIWVDSEPGEGTTFSITLPAA, encoded by the coding sequence ATGGGAATCCCCGGTTCAGCGCCGAATGTCACACAAGAGGACGTTCGGGGAGTTTTCGCGCAGTTAGAGCGCCCAACTGCACCGACTACCGCGGGTGAAGTCGCCGAAAAACTCGATTGTACCGACCAGATCGCACGAGACAGGCTAGACGCACTCGCTGACCGCGGCGAGCTCCACACTAAACGGATCGGCGATGCGACGCGGGTCTGGTGGCGACCCGAGTTCGAGCAGTCCGACGAAGCGGAGTTCGCCGCGTTCGTGAGCGCCGTCAAAGACTACGCGATCTTCATGCTCGATCCGGACGGCACCGTCGTCAGCTGGAACGAAGGCGCAAAACGGATCAAAGGCTACCGGAAAGACGAGATCGTCGGCGAGCACTTCTCGACGTTTTACACCGACGATGATGCCGACGAGGGGGTTCCCGAACGGAACCTCGAGGCCGCGATGACGGATGGTCGCGTGGAAGACGAGGGCTGGCGGGTCCGGGACGATGGCACTCGATTCTGGGCGAACGTCACCATTACCGCCATTAGGGACGACAGCGGCACGCTACGGGGATTCACGAAGGTCACCCGCGATATGACCGAGCGGCGACAGTACGAACAACGGCTCCGGTACGAGCGCGATCTCACGGAGCAGATTCTCGAAACCGTCCCGGTCAGCATCTGCGTGGTGACGGGCGACGGCGATATCGTCCGGGCGAATCGACGCCTGGTCGATTGGCTCGATATCGACCGGTCCGACCTCGAGGACCGCGGCGTCGAGTCCTGGGAACTCTACGACGCCGAGGGGGACCCGATTCCGACCGACGAGCGGCCGTCGGCGCAGGTGTTCGCCACCGGTGAGCCCGTGTCCGAGTATCAGTGCCAGGTCGAGCTATCGGATACCGACCGCCGGTGGCTCTCGATTACTGCTGCACCGCTCGAGTATAGCGAGCACGACGGCGATCGAGTCGTCGTCTCTATCGACGATATCACCGATCAGAAAGAACGCGAGCAGAAACTCCACCGCCAATACGAACAGACCGAACAGCTACTGCAGACGGCACCGGTCGCGATCGCCGTCCAGAACACCGACCGTGAGACGGTGATGGCGAACGAGCGAGCGCAGGAGGTGTTCGACCTCTCCGAGCGGGAGTTTACCGATAACCCCATCGATAGCGGTGAATGGAAGGTTTACGATGCGGACGGGGAGCCGCTCGATCCGGCTGAAACCCCGTCGGGACGCGTCTTAGAAACGGGAGAGCCGGTGATCGACGAGGAGTTGACTTTTGAATCCCCGACCGGTGAACGGATGCAGCTTCGAATCAATGCCGCACCGTTGTTCGATGCCGACGGGGCGATCGATCGGATCGTAACCGCGGGAAAGGATATTACGGAGCTGAAAGAGCGGGAACGGCAACTCGAACAGCGAAAGGCCGAACTCGAAACGGAGTTGAGCGAGATTCTCGGTCGGATCTCCGACGCATTCTACGCGCTCGACGAGGAGTGGCAGTTCACGCACCTCAACGACCAGGCCGCGGCAGTTATCGAACACCCGCCGGACGAGTTGCTCGGTCAGGAGATCTGGGAGGTCGTTCCGGAGACGTCGGCGGAGCTCTACCGGGAGCAGTTCCAGACGGCGATGGAAACGCAAGAGCCCGTGAACTTCGAGGTCTACGAAGACGACGTCGACACGTGGCTGGAGTTTAGCGTCTATCCATCCGAATCGGGGATCTCGGTCTATTTCCGCGATATCAGCGAGCGCAAGGAGTACCAGCGGAAGCTCGAGGAGTCCAACGAACGCTTAGAGCAGTTCGCCTACGCGGCCTCCCACGACCTCCAAGAGCCGCTGCGGATGGTCACCAGTTACCTCCAACTCCTCGAGCGGCGGTACGCCGACGACCTCGACGGAGACGCACGGGAGTTCATCGGATTCGCCGTCGACGGCGCCGAGCGGATGCGCGAGATGATCGACGGCCTGCTCGAATACTCGCGGGTCGAAACGCGCGGCGATCCGTTCGAACCGGTCGACGTAGACGACGTGCTCGCGAACGTCCTCGAAAATCTGCAGGTGCAGATCAGCGAGAGTCACGCCGAGATCACGGCGGACTCGCTCCCGACCGTCTCGGGCGACGAAAGCCAGCTCCAGCAACTCTTCCAGAACCTGCTTTCCAACGCGATCGAGTACAGCGGGGACGAACCGCCGCGAGTGCATCTCTCCGCCGACCGGCGCGGGCGAGAATGGGTGATTTCGGTTCGTGACGAGGGAATCGGGATCGATCCGGACGAGCAGGACCGCATCTTCGAGGTGTTTCAGCGGCTTCACAGCCACGAGGAGCATTCCGGGACCGGCATCGGGCTCGCGCTCTGTCGACGCATCGTCGAGCGCCACGGCGGTCGCATCTGGGTCGACTCCGAACCCGGTGAGGGAACGACGTTTTCGATTACGCTTCCCGCGGCGTGA
- a CDS encoding polyprenyl synthetase family protein: protein MFGELTLADRRAKIDSRLETALESARGEYLAPARTVIVERDDRRYGQLVALVYNSVAETPDDSSILRAATAMELFRGYCRLREQLLGRLAGSESDSVTRTSNAALLASDYLHTAAYSTLSPLEDTDVRPCIGTLASVSERIIETLTDAPLESTPSPAEYCSFVDGTAGALGRGAAVIGATLADVDDRERRRFATLGRGASVRRRLRRVLDADAGTDTIRLGSPPLDGQHRILRQHARRRLTEATEALRTLSSTTDVDSLGAFVEGSTPVESVRK, encoded by the coding sequence ATGTTCGGAGAACTCACACTCGCCGATCGACGTGCGAAAATCGATAGCCGTCTCGAGACGGCGCTCGAATCCGCGCGCGGAGAGTACCTGGCGCCGGCCCGAACGGTTATCGTCGAACGGGATGATCGGCGGTACGGACAGCTCGTCGCGCTCGTCTACAATTCGGTGGCGGAGACGCCGGACGACTCGTCGATACTCCGCGCGGCGACGGCGATGGAACTGTTTCGCGGCTACTGTCGCCTTCGCGAGCAGCTGCTGGGTCGGCTCGCCGGTTCGGAGTCCGATTCGGTGACCCGGACGTCGAACGCCGCGTTGCTGGCCTCGGACTACCTCCACACCGCAGCGTACTCGACGCTCAGTCCGCTCGAGGATACCGACGTGCGGCCGTGTATCGGAACGCTCGCATCCGTTTCGGAACGGATCATCGAAACGCTTACCGACGCACCGCTCGAGTCGACGCCGTCGCCGGCGGAGTACTGTTCGTTCGTCGACGGCACGGCGGGTGCACTCGGCCGCGGGGCGGCCGTTATCGGTGCGACGCTCGCGGACGTCGACGACCGCGAGAGACGGCGCTTTGCAACACTGGGACGCGGAGCCAGCGTGAGACGACGACTACGACGCGTCCTCGATGCCGACGCTGGTACCGACACCATCCGTCTCGGCTCTCCGCCACTCGACGGGCAGCACCGGATCCTCCGCCAGCACGCGCGACGGCGTCTCACGGAAGCGACTGAAGCGCTCCGAACGCTGTCGTCGACTACCGACGTCGATTCCCTCGGTGCGTTCGTCGAAGGGAGTACGCCGGTGGAGAGCGTACGGAAGTAA
- a CDS encoding MATE family efflux transporter produces MRIRQIVDSLFKGPDEFDLTSGEIGKPLFYLSLPIVVMNLFQTAYNLADTFWLGRHSTTALSAISFAFPMVFLMISLALGLSVAGSVLVAQHIGAGNEEKAEYAASQTMAYAVVASVVLGVVGYAFVDEFLALLGTGPEISPLVADYMQVFSVGLVFVFGFAVFMSLMRGYGDTITPMYVMAGSVVLNVVLDPMLIFGFQNNPLFGSIGAGGFEAWLFELTGYAGSGIEGAAIATVFSRALAFVVGLAIMFRGDRGVRIRLRQMTPDLSFGRKVVDIGLPASIEGTSRSLSINLLLFVLAAFPAEISAAYGIGTRIFSVVFLPALAVSQGIETMTGQNIGADKQDRAAEANHFGARAMLVILTGVGLVTLVAARPIASVFTDDPVVVAESATFLRYTALTFGFIGVMRAYTGGFRGAGKTLFAAVVSVVTLGLVRLPVAWFGATALGSVGLWIAFPISNVVGGLVAYLWFKRGTWRTADLTDSSLDTDVATTDAASDD; encoded by the coding sequence ATGAGGATTCGTCAGATCGTCGATTCCCTTTTCAAGGGTCCCGACGAGTTCGATCTCACGTCGGGCGAGATCGGCAAGCCGCTGTTTTATCTCTCACTGCCGATCGTCGTCATGAACCTCTTCCAGACCGCGTACAATCTCGCGGATACGTTCTGGCTCGGCCGACACAGCACGACGGCGCTGTCGGCGATCAGTTTCGCGTTTCCGATGGTCTTTCTGATGATCTCGCTCGCGCTCGGCCTCTCGGTCGCCGGTAGCGTCCTCGTCGCGCAGCATATCGGCGCCGGTAACGAGGAGAAAGCCGAGTACGCCGCCTCCCAGACGATGGCCTACGCCGTCGTCGCCTCCGTCGTGCTCGGTGTGGTCGGCTACGCCTTTGTCGACGAGTTCCTCGCCCTCCTCGGTACCGGGCCCGAAATCTCGCCGCTCGTCGCGGACTACATGCAGGTCTTCTCCGTCGGCCTCGTGTTCGTCTTCGGCTTCGCCGTGTTCATGTCGCTCATGCGCGGCTACGGCGACACGATCACGCCGATGTACGTAATGGCCGGCTCAGTCGTCCTCAACGTCGTTCTGGATCCGATGCTAATCTTCGGCTTTCAGAACAATCCCCTGTTCGGCTCTATCGGAGCCGGCGGTTTCGAAGCCTGGCTCTTCGAGCTGACGGGGTACGCCGGCTCGGGGATCGAAGGCGCCGCCATCGCGACGGTGTTCTCGCGGGCGCTCGCATTCGTCGTCGGCCTCGCGATCATGTTCCGCGGCGACCGCGGCGTCCGAATCCGGCTACGGCAGATGACGCCCGACCTTTCGTTCGGACGCAAGGTCGTCGATATCGGACTCCCGGCCTCGATAGAGGGCACCTCTCGCTCGCTGTCGATCAATCTGCTCCTGTTCGTGTTGGCCGCGTTTCCGGCCGAAATCAGCGCCGCCTACGGGATCGGGACGCGGATCTTCTCGGTCGTCTTCCTGCCGGCGCTGGCAGTCTCGCAGGGAATCGAAACGATGACCGGCCAGAACATCGGTGCCGACAAGCAGGACCGCGCTGCCGAGGCGAATCACTTCGGCGCGCGCGCCATGCTCGTCATCCTGACCGGCGTCGGTCTCGTCACCCTCGTGGCCGCGCGACCGATCGCATCAGTCTTCACGGACGACCCGGTCGTCGTGGCCGAGAGTGCCACCTTCCTCCGATACACCGCACTGACGTTCGGATTCATCGGCGTCATGCGGGCGTATACCGGCGGCTTCCGCGGAGCCGGCAAGACGCTGTTCGCCGCCGTCGTCTCGGTCGTGACGCTCGGCCTGGTCCGATTGCCCGTCGCCTGGTTCGGGGCGACGGCGCTGGGGTCCGTCGGGCTCTGGATCGCGTTCCCGATCTCGAACGTCGTCGGCGGACTCGTCGCGTACCTGTGGTTCAAGCGGGGCACGTGGCGAACGGCGGATCTCACCGACTCGAGTCTGGATACCGATGTCGCCACAACGGACGCCGCATCGGACGACTGA
- the lrp gene encoding HTH-type transcriptional regulator Lrp, which yields MTYEHLDEDLVNELLSNGRASLRSLAEELDVSVTTVSNHLSDLEEDGVIKEYTPRIDYDALGYDVTAVMQLKAEGSALPEITETLRDHRQMISVYEVTGDYDVIAIGKFEDTDDMNSQIKSLITDPDIKQSNTSIVLNAVSENEQFELETGGS from the coding sequence ATGACGTACGAACACTTAGACGAAGACCTAGTAAACGAACTGCTGAGTAACGGCCGCGCGAGTCTTCGCAGCCTCGCTGAAGAGCTCGACGTTTCCGTGACGACCGTTTCGAACCACCTCTCCGATCTCGAGGAGGACGGGGTGATCAAGGAGTACACACCCCGAATCGACTACGACGCCCTCGGGTACGACGTCACTGCCGTCATGCAACTCAAAGCCGAGGGGAGTGCGCTCCCCGAGATCACCGAGACGCTCCGCGATCACCGTCAGATGATCTCCGTGTACGAAGTCACGGGCGACTACGACGTGATCGCGATCGGGAAGTTCGAAGACACGGATGACATGAACAGTCAAATCAAGTCCCTGATCACGGATCCGGATATCAAACAGTCGAACACGAGCATCGTTCTCAACGCCGTCAGCGAGAACGAACAGTTCGAACTCGAAACCGGCGGTAGTTAG
- a CDS encoding sulfite exporter TauE/SafE family protein codes for MNLVTLLGVDVLLFLVIGVLAGAHCIGMCGPLVTVYAGRMDGGAANSGRDGHLTTYEVRQHALFNLGRTASYTLLGAMFGALGGTVFVTTATLTSVVAFARGGVGLVVGGLVMTTGVYYFLGRTTGGIHLPGLERVTGWLTGRVDRLANGPGIVGLGAVHGLLPCPILYPAFLYAFAIGSAAGGALALAALGVGTIPAVFAYGTVIDAVDANHRRRVHRLLGVAFVALGYVLLAHGLMSLGVHVPHPELPFYDGIETAGTHGTNH; via the coding sequence ATGAATTTGGTCACCCTCCTCGGCGTCGACGTGCTGTTGTTTCTCGTGATCGGCGTCCTCGCCGGCGCCCACTGTATCGGAATGTGCGGCCCGCTCGTCACCGTCTATGCGGGACGGATGGACGGCGGCGCGGCGAACAGCGGTCGGGACGGCCACCTCACGACCTACGAGGTCCGACAACACGCGCTGTTCAACCTCGGACGAACGGCGAGTTATACGCTCCTCGGCGCGATGTTTGGCGCACTCGGCGGGACGGTGTTCGTGACGACTGCGACGCTCACGTCCGTCGTCGCGTTCGCTCGCGGCGGGGTCGGCCTGGTCGTCGGCGGCCTCGTCATGACCACCGGGGTGTACTATTTTCTGGGACGAACGACCGGCGGTATTCACCTCCCCGGGCTGGAGCGCGTAACGGGATGGCTCACGGGGCGCGTCGATCGGCTCGCAAACGGTCCCGGTATCGTCGGACTGGGCGCGGTTCACGGCTTGCTACCGTGTCCGATACTCTATCCGGCGTTTCTGTACGCGTTCGCGATCGGTTCAGCCGCCGGGGGTGCGCTCGCACTCGCAGCGCTCGGCGTCGGGACGATCCCCGCCGTCTTCGCGTACGGAACCGTCATCGATGCCGTCGACGCGAACCACCGACGGCGAGTGCACCGACTGCTCGGGGTCGCGTTCGTTGCCCTCGGGTACGTCCTGTTGGCGCACGGGTTGATGAGTCTGGGCGTCCACGTGCCACACCCGGAACTGCCGTTCTACGACGGAATCGAGACCGCGGGAACTCACGGTACCAATCACTAA
- a CDS encoding ABC transporter substrate-binding protein, translated as MAGSDSHSKADRGAIARYTSRRRFLTAASVAGVTTTVAGCIGGGDDDPAAPDERPEYNGEEVTVEWSTAPLFGNEEEALQEALSDAGLHQNITVDFTTTVWGADDLQDRYNQILSAGRSTPDFMLTNFAYTGAFAPRGWLMDMTNVLTDDKHDELENDYHQTMVDAMRWDGGIYGIPLFVDIPTILYRKDLIEAAGYDPEGENWATEPMSWNEFSQIVSDAKERHGADHGYTTTLNQRTIGHQTGYEKVVTYGGNYFGDMSNQHGPIGDRPITIDEEPIVEALRAMRTMMHGQSDEHAIDGMAGDILPAEALGWDTTPSTESFEAGEAIAHRNWSYAIADFGGDDGFGENLGAMPFPYGATTDAATYDGTGGTNATLGGWHLSVNPNTENLAATLEVIDAMTSDEFYLRIFELTGSTPPKPELYESDRAQDVDVMNRYLDTLQLQSENQWVHPINQVWDLQREPISEQFHACLNRETSPEDAVAAAQDQVEQIENQHT; from the coding sequence ATGGCAGGTAGTGACAGCCATTCGAAGGCTGATAGAGGCGCGATCGCTCGGTATACGTCACGGCGACGATTCCTCACTGCGGCCAGTGTGGCCGGCGTGACCACCACCGTCGCGGGATGTATCGGCGGTGGCGACGACGATCCAGCCGCCCCCGATGAGCGCCCCGAGTACAACGGCGAAGAGGTGACCGTCGAGTGGAGTACGGCGCCGCTGTTCGGCAACGAGGAGGAAGCGCTCCAGGAAGCGCTGTCTGACGCCGGACTCCACCAGAACATCACGGTCGACTTCACGACGACCGTCTGGGGCGCCGACGATTTGCAGGACCGATACAACCAGATTCTCTCCGCGGGACGCTCGACGCCGGACTTCATGTTGACGAACTTCGCGTACACGGGAGCGTTCGCCCCCCGCGGCTGGCTGATGGACATGACGAACGTGCTAACCGACGACAAGCACGACGAACTTGAAAACGACTACCACCAGACGATGGTCGACGCGATGCGCTGGGACGGTGGTATCTACGGCATTCCGCTGTTCGTCGACATTCCGACGATTCTGTATCGGAAAGACCTGATCGAGGCGGCCGGGTACGATCCCGAGGGCGAAAACTGGGCGACCGAACCGATGTCCTGGAACGAGTTCTCCCAGATCGTCAGCGATGCCAAAGAGCGACACGGTGCCGATCACGGCTACACGACGACGCTCAACCAGCGGACGATCGGTCACCAGACCGGGTACGAGAAGGTGGTCACGTACGGCGGGAACTACTTCGGCGACATGTCGAACCAGCACGGGCCGATCGGCGACCGCCCGATTACGATCGACGAGGAACCCATCGTCGAGGCGCTCCGCGCGATGCGCACGATGATGCACGGCCAGAGCGATGAGCACGCCATCGACGGGATGGCCGGTGATATTCTCCCCGCCGAGGCGCTGGGCTGGGACACGACGCCGTCGACGGAGTCATTCGAGGCCGGCGAAGCGATCGCTCACCGGAACTGGTCGTACGCGATCGCCGACTTCGGCGGCGACGACGGGTTCGGTGAGAACCTCGGCGCGATGCCGTTCCCGTACGGCGCCACCACGGACGCGGCGACCTACGACGGAACGGGCGGCACCAACGCTACGCTCGGCGGCTGGCACCTCTCGGTCAACCCGAACACGGAGAACCTGGCGGCGACTCTGGAGGTCATCGACGCGATGACGTCCGACGAGTTCTACCTCCGGATCTTCGAACTCACCGGCTCTACCCCGCCCAAACCGGAACTCTATGAGTCCGATCGGGCACAGGACGTCGACGTGATGAACCGGTACCTCGACACGCTCCAACTCCAGTCCGAGAACCAGTGGGTCCATCCGATCAATCAGGTTTGGGACCTCCAGCGCGAGCCGATCTCCGAGCAGTTCCACGCCTGCCTCAACCGAGAGACGTCACCCGAGGACGCCGTCGCTGCAGCCCAAGACCAGGTCGAGCAGATCGAAAACCAGCACACCTGA